The stretch of DNA TTTTTGGCTCCAATTTTTGCCCTAAACTCATGAATCCAACTGTTTTTTGGACATCCTCTCTGAGATCTCTTATAGCTATCTCAAATTAATCTGTACAAAACTGAActcttactttaatttttaaaagtaattttatttattttggctgcactggctctttgttgctgtgtgagggcgttctagttgtggtgagtgggggctactctttctggctgtgcacgggtttctcattgtgatggcttctcttgctgtggaacacaggctctaggccgcTCGGGCTTCCGTAGTtatggctcacaggctctagagtgcaggctcagtagttgtgggggctcagtagttgtgcatgggcttagttgccctgcggcacgtgggatcctcgAGGACCAGGGAGCGAACCCCTGCATTCTCcagcagattcttaagcactggaccaccagggaagtccctgagctCTTATGTTTATTcctcaaggctgtatcttgtccaGGTTTCCCCACGTCAAGAAATCACACTATTTTTCATCTAGTTACTGAGGCCAAAACTAAAAGGTCATCCTTTCTCCATTCCTGCTTCTCATCAGCAAGCCGTCTGCCTCAGTCACTCATTCAAAAGTATACTGAGTGCatagtatgtgccaggcactcttttAGGCCTTTGGGATATCACTGAATAAAATGAAGATCTCTGCTTACATTTCTAGCAGAGGTGTTACTACTATGGTATGGTAAACTATACATCAAGGTAAAAAGTATCAGGAGGGCAGGTTTCAGCGTTAAATAGACTTCATGAGGCCTCAGTGATGTGAAATTCAAGCAAATTCGTGAAGAAAGTGAGAGCTCTGGCCACAAGGACTTCCAGAAGAGCATCCTGGTAGAAGGAACAGCTAGTGTAGTGCCTTGTAGAAGCAGTGTACTTGGCATATCTGCAGAACAAACAGCAAGGACGCCAGGGTGGCTATAGTGGTAGGAGTGAGCAAGGATTGTTGGAGAGGCAGATGGAAAAGGAAAGCAGGCTGTGAACTGGAAGGGGGTTTTCAGATCATTGGGTTTCTACTCTTGACTAAAATGGAAATCATCACAAGGTTCTGAGCAGAGGAGTGACCTGACTTGACCTATATTTTAGAAGGATGACTTTGGGTTCACACTGACGGAGGGGCATGAGATGGCAGAAATGGCAGAAGCAGAGTGACCTCTTGGAGGTGTCGGTGAAGATTCAAGCCAAAGTGATAGTAGTGGAGGTAGTGAAAATGGCTGGTTTCTGGATATATTTGACAAAAAGAGCCAGCAGGCTTTGTTAATGAACTAGACATcaggtgtgaccaaaaaaaaaacaaaactaaggatGACCTCAAGGCTTCTGGTGTGAACAAGAAAGAGATGCCATCAACTGAGACTTTAAGACATATCCCAAATCTTCCTACTTCTTTCCACCTCTACATCATCTCCTTCCTCTGAACCACCAAAGTGGCCTCCTACCTGTTCTCCCTGCTGTCATTCTCCTCTAGTTTATCCTTCCAACCTACAGTTAATGGTAGTTTTAAATCATAAATCACTTTATCAGAACACTCTGGGACTTCCAGAGCGGTCGGTGCATGTACACACagaatgatccagtggttaagaatccactttcatGCAGGGgactccggtttgatccctggtcgggaaactaagattccatatgttgAAAGAATGCCAAGCCCACGTACCACAACAAAGAGCCAGCGCAGCCcaaccccctccacacacacacacaatccaaaTGCTTTGCCACAGCTCTGTATCATTTAGCCCCTGCTGAACTTCGTGATCTCATCTCCCAGTCTAGACCCACTGGCCTTCTATTTCTACTTCAGATCCCTCAAACTCACTATTGCCTGGGGGCCTTGgcccttgctgttccctgtgcctgggATGCACTTCCTCAGGATATTCATATGGTTGCTTCCTTACTTAATTTCTGCCTCTATTCATAGGCTATTTCCTCAAAGAACCACTACCTATTGTAGTAGTGACCTGTTCTCTTCCACCTGTCACTCTCCAGCCTCTCCTTTCACTTTGTCCTTgaagtatttatttcttaaaattatatacGTATTTATTAATAGTCTATCATCTTCACTAGGCTGTAAGCCACATGGGCAGAAATGTTGCCTTTTTCACTGATACACCCCGAGCTCCTACAACAGTGCCTGGCTCAGAGTAGGCACTAGATATTCATTAGATGAATGTGAGGCTTAAATAAGACAATCCTTATTGGGAACTTAGCATGGTACCTGGCACAGAGCGGGCAACCAGACAGTGACACATTCTAAGCTCTCACCCTGCCTCTCTGACCATCCCTCCTCGTCAGGTCATTCTTGTCCTTCTTCTCTTGACCACTAAATGTCAGCTGTCCTCTAGGCTAAGTCCTGGGccctctcctcttcctatttgaTACGCTTCTCCAAGTGATTTCAGCTACAGATTCCTCAGTAAGGTCTATCTTAACCACCACTGGCTCTCAACCATTATTCTCTATATAGTGCCCccatttatattctttatatcaTTAACCACAACCTGTAATtactcatttgtttacttttgaggAAAACAGCGCCTGACAACTGGAAACTGACCTGACACTGACAGGTAGGCCTTGGTGTTGCTAAGAGCTGGTCTGGCCCTCACATTTAGGCCATAGTGTTCTCACACTGATCATAACCTCACAGAACACAAATCAGACAAGGCCAACCTGTGACTATGATGAAGTAAGATAAAGTCTATAATCTTGTCTAATCGAAGACAAAAACAAGGttactgtgcaaaattctgaacAAGTACCTCTGAGTTAAAATGAGGAgtggctgctttttttttttggccaattaTAGCTTCAGCCATATTTCATCTCTCCCCTCAAGAGGAGACTTTGTATCTGCAGGTTCCACATATTCAGATTCAAGCAACCTAGAATTAAAATATTAGGGGGGAAAATTAACtccagaaatttccaaaaagcaaaactaaatttGTTGCACATTTGCAACTATTCACATAGTTTACATTGAATTTATAACTATCTACATGACATTTACGTTGTTTTCAGTATTATAAATCATCTAAAGATGACAAAGTATAGGAGAGGATGTATGCAGGTTTCACGCAGATATTACACCACTTTATCCaagagacttgagcatccttggatgTTGGCACATAAAGGGGTCCTGGAACCAGTGCCCCATATACCGAGAGACAACAGTATTAAAATGGTATTAAGATGTGCAATCATAGAGTTGTCCCCACTTCCTGGGAATGCTCAATCTAGATCCCCCTCTTCCTTGAATCTTCCCCCAAATCACCTAACACCAACCGTAATCCTGCcatttttaattctctctttAATAAGATCTCTGCAGGTGATAAAACCCAACTGTTTAACTAGAGGTGGTTCCTGTTTGGTCCTTGGCTGGAGGGCACTGACACTTCTACTGTCCTAGTCTTTATCTCATGCCCTAATTCTAGCAGGGAGGGGCTGCCAGAGGATGATTGCCCTACCCTAATGTTTTCACCTGCTGAAGGGCCAAGTTTGCTGGTTAGTACATGGCTGCCTGGATAAAGAATACTCTTCAAGCCTTGCTGGAGCTGAGTATTATAGGCCACAGGACATATTAAATTATGGCCAATGACATAGAAGTTAGAGAGCTGAATGTTAGCTTGGAGGtaatttcctctgcctttccttcaTCCTGAGGCTTGGAGCATGGATAAGTGAGCTAGAGCTTCATTTCAGACTGTGAATAGGAGGATTTGGCCCCAAGAACCATGGTGCTGAGAAGTGGGGGGAGCAAGGGTTCTGAATGAATACCCGAGGACCTGGTGGTGGCAGGACTGTCATACATGCTTTGCACTGTCTCTTGAtttgtgagaaaaataaactcCTATCTTGCTTTAAGACTAATTTTGGTTTCTGTTACAACTGAACTTAAAACTGATACGCTGGGCCATCACAGGTGCTTAATACTTACAAAGTGAATGAGTATACCCATGCTCATAGCTTCAACCACTACCTATATGCAGATAACTCAGATTAACGTCTCTAGTTTTAATCTGAGTACCAAACCTGTATATCCAACTACTTATTTTGTATCTCTCCTTGGATGTCTTAAAAAGCAGCTCAGATTTGACCATTCCAAAAGCAAGTTGGTGACATTTGACCTGTTTCTTCCACTTTCTTTTCAAACAGCACTTGGTTATGCAAGCCAACAACCCTGAGAAATCTAAAATACTTTCATTTTGACCTATTTCCAAATGTCCACTTTTCTTCCACTCTGCTACCCAAGTCCATACCAACAACTCACTTAGACTACCCAAATTGCTAATGCCATTTCCAAGCTGGCCAGCTCCATACAAAGGTGATCTTTTTGTAAAACCAATCTATGATCTCACCTGCCtaaaaagacaagtatcatagGCTCTTCAAAGGCTTCTGTCTTATGACCCACATCCTTATATCCTGCAAGGCCCTGAGTGCTAGCTACTCTTCCTTCTCCCTGACTTCCcactcttcccatctcctctTAGCAACACCTCTGCCTGGATTCTGCTCTCCCACCTCGCCTCCTGCTTGTCCTCAGAGCTGTCTCAGCTGTCACCTCCCCAGACTCATTATTATGTATTCCCCCACGTTTCGCTTCTTCACAGCACTTTTGACAGGTACTTTACACATATTTGTGCCTTGACGAACATGTCTCCTCTTGTAGAttttaaattcactgattttGGCTCTCCGTTATCTCTATAGTGTCTTGTATGCTGCCTGGCCTACAGGCACTCTACCAGTATTTGTTGAAAGATTGCTTGTCACCTCCACTCTATAAACATAACCATAAACAcagataaaatgtttaaaaatgatgcCATAGAcaggccattcctttctccaacaAAACTTAGCCCTTGAATATAATGCAGCTGGTCAGGTTGATCCCCACAAGGTAAGGGGGCCCCGCTAGTTTCTTCAGATTGGAAGAAACATCTGTCAACATTCTAAATGAAGCATACACTGACTCCAACAAGAACAGCCTCCTCTGCACTTCGAGAGATGGCCGCAACACAGGGATTAAAGAAAATGCTTGTTTCTACTGCATTTATTACTaatataaaaaaatgttaaaaaaaaaattcattctcagTTCTCCAACGGCTCTCATCCCTCCCTCTTGCCCACAACTCCTGACCCATTTCCGCAGGGCCAGTTCAAAACTGAACCTGTTCACTGCCGTTTTCACAGAAAACAACCAGTGCCAGGGAAGCAGGGGAAGAAGGTTGGAAGAGGGCGACAGTACTGTCCGAGTTCCACCCACAGGTAGGCCAGGTGGAGATTCACAGAATTCAAATGAAACGGCTGGTGGCCTCACAATGATGCAGTctaactaaaatgggctggagaGAGGAGAGGCCCATCTGAGCCTTTAGACGACATCTCTCGGGCCTGTGTCAACCCCGAGAAACCGACACGGGGAGGATGAGATGACCAGGGAGGCAGTCTTGTGGAAAGTTTCACAGTTCTCCCTCGTCGGGAGGTGGGGAAAGTCTAGAGGGCACCCATGGCCCCACGCATTTTGGCAGAAAAACTTACTCTAGTGTTGGGAAGTCACGAAAATGCCACGGACACTGAGAAAGGctacgggggtggggggcatggggATGCACAGTTTCACAAAGCACAGTGATCACAGACCATAGCGGTGGGGATCATGCTACTGACGCAGAAACTACCAGATCCAAGAGCGCGGAACGTGGCCTCTCAGGGAGTGACTCTGCACCAGTCATCCACACTTGACCCCAGGTCAGCCAACCGGGTGAGTGTCACAGGGCCGCTGACCACGCTGGGGGGAGGGGTGTCACACGAAAAGGACTTAAAAACAAGCAGCGAGGAGGGAATGGTAGCAAACTGctccagggctctcaggaatCCAGGGCGATCCCAGGGGCTGGGTGGACAGATGCACAAGAAACAGCACCAAAGAGGTTTCCTGTTCTGCAGTCAGCCGGCGAGGGGGAGAGGACCCGGGAGGCAGGTGCATGGAGCAGCGATGGTCCTGGAGACGTCTCTGGAGGCTGGGTCAGAAGAGTGCACACCGCACACCAGGCATGGAACACAGCTCTGAACCCCCAGGGGCAGGGGCTACTGAGGGTGGTGCAAGGAACAGCCTCACGGTGGCCGTCACAGGGCCACAGGGAAGAACGTGGCTGCCAGGTCAGGGGCTCCTTCCAGTCTGGGTGGGGAGGACAGTCTCACAGCGGAGGGCCGTTGACACCTGGGTGGTAGAAGGCACAGAGGTCCTCGTATCGACAGTGGCCCTTTTTGGCGAAGTGTCGGCAGACGGGGCGGCCAGATTTGTCTGTGAACAAGCGAAAATCGGGCAGTTTAAAATGTAAGCACGAACAAATCTAACAAAAAGCAGAGATAGAGAAGGCGGTCAGATTTCCTACTCGCTACCATTTCCGGGTATTATGGAATGACAGTCTTTCTCGCGGGagaatgaacattcagggctacTCCTACTTTAAAAGGACAAAGGACAACCCAAAACAGAAGAGCCACGGGTATTCTAGGCATGAGGTTGCTCTGGGAGTGATGGGTATTAAATGTGTGCAGGCATAAAAAAAATGGACCTCACCTTCCATAACCTGGGGTCCATCCTTGGGTGGGCAGGTATTCTTGATAAGAGACCAGCTTTTGAGCCTTCGAGGATTTCTCTGTTCTTTGTGAAAGCCTCCCCTGGAGGGACCCCCATGGCCTGGCCCAGGAAAAGGAGGCTCGGCCTTGACCCCCCACCAACCACGACCATACGGGCCAAACCTGGGGCCGAGGCCTCCCTGAACTGGGCCTCTGCcccggggaggaggtgggagactcAGCAGTGGTGGGATCACTGGTCCCCTGGATCCTGGAGGACCTCTGTGAAAAGCTGAAGAGAGAGACAggcagggacagagagagagagagagagacagaaagatgaTCAATGGCCAACTTAATACAGATAATGAAACcctgattttgttttaaaaacattttattgaagtacaataTACACACCAGAAATACACAATTTTAAGTGCACAACTCAATTATTACCAAGGTAAACACACCTGTGTTCCCACTAAGGCTAGAGAGGGGATAGAGCCGTATTAGCCCTTCAGAAGCCCCACCTTCTTGTGCCCCTCCTCCCCTAGTATCCGACCCTCCTCCCCCAAAGTAACAGCTGTCTTGACATCTAGCACCATAGGTTAGTTTTTTAACTCTGCATAAAGGAAATCATACAGCCTGCATTCTTTTCTGTCTGGATCCTTTGGCTCAACATAGTGTTTATGAGATTCATCCAGGTTGCTCGTAGCAGGAGTTCCTTCATTTTCACTACAGTGTAATATCCCACTGCATGTATGCACAACTGATTTAGCCATTCTACTGATGGTGGACATGCTAGTAGATTCCACATTTTTGTTATAGTGTGGGGATATAACAAAAaagatgctgctatgaacatttttatataagTCTTCAGTACACACATGGATGCATTTCTGTTGAGTATATACGTAGTAGAGGTATTATTGGATCCTTGAGTATATGTATGATTTCGTTTAAGACATTCAAAACTTGGGTTGTTCTTCacactcccaccaccaccataacCAAGCTGTTATTCCTTGACAACACTTGGTAAcgatctttttcatttttgccatTCTGGTGGGTGTGAAAAGCagtcttttgttttgaaattgtgATTGCAACCTGTAACATAAAACTTGCCATCTTAAGTACTTTAAGTGTATATCTCTGTAGTGTTAAGTAAATTCATGTTGTTGGAaaacagatctccagaacttttcatcttgcaaaatcgAAACTTAGTAGCATCTAAACTCTTTCCCTCTTCTCCCCCCAGCTCCTagcaactaccattctactttttGTTAGTATGAATTTAGTTACTTTATATACTTCAGATCAGTGGAACCATGCAGCACTTTTTTTGTGTGACTGGCTTAGCCTCAAGGTTCATCACTGCTGTGGCCTGCtacaggattttcttcttttgaggGTCACAATCATATTCCATTATGTGattagaccacattttgtttattcattcatccatcaatggacatctGGGTGGCTTCCATATCTCGTCTACTGTgcatagtgctgctatgaacatgggtgtgtaAATCCCTCTTCAAGATCCTGCTTTCCGTTCTTCTGGGTAAATAcccaaagtggaattgctggatcacatagtagttctattttaattttttgatgaatctccatactgttttccattgtgttttCACCACTTTACAATCCCATCAACAGTACACAAAGGGTTTGGTTTCCAAGTTATATGCTTTTATCTTGCCCTTACTTGATAACTAATGATGCTGAGTTCTTGTTCATGTTTTTGGCCATTTAGATCTCAGTTTTTATTAGGTGGCAGTTCtagtcttttgcccacttttctaACAGATTGTCAGAGAGTTTTTTATACATTCAAGATTTTAACTCTTTATTGGTTATATTTGTTGCAAGTATCTTCTACTCTATGGCTTCCTATTAACTTCTTAATGGTGTGATTTGATTAATAAAGTTCGTATTTTCTAATGTAGTTCAGTTTACTTTTCCCTTATGCTTAGTGTATTGCTTGTCTGTTTAAAAACTCTTATCtactttaagaccatgaaatacatttgttttctaaacTTATTTCTTTACCCATGAATATCCAATTAACCTACCATCATTTGCTAAAAAGGCCACTATTTCAGTTCCATCTTCAAGAATGAAATAGCCATATGTGTGTGGGCCTGTTACTGGACTCTTTATGCCATTCTGTTAATTTATATGTCTATTTTTgggccaataccacactgtcatAACTGTTACAGCTTTAAAATAAGTCTTGATATTCAGAGTAAGTCCTTCCCCTTAAAAATTTGTCTTTGCAATTTCTCACCctgatcctttgcatttccatacaataACGTAGAATGCTTATTTTTACAAAAACATTGTAGGGATTATAAGTGGGAATGCAATGGATCTCTGGGTCAATTTTGGAAGAACTGTCATTTTACAACATTGAGTTTTTCATTTAAGTacagaaatcttgatttttttttttttttacatccctTGTGGGTTTTAGTCCCTCCCTTGCTCCCTTTTCAGGACCTAATCAAAGGATCAGGGCCCCTTTCTTCTCACCTGACTTGGGGTCACCAGGCTTTCCATTGGCCATGGGGGGAGGGCCCAGAAGGCTGGGTGGTCCTAAGGGTAGACATGAAAGTATGGTCATCAGAATGGACTAAAACACTGATGATCCTGTTCTTATATGCTTTTCTTCTATTACTCATTTCTTAATCTAACCAGTAAAGCCAGGAATATTCTCAACAGTGTTATGGGTTCTGACGCCCATCTATTTCCAAAGCGTTTTCAGGATTTGCAAAGTGAAGACTCAGTCCTGTCACGGCGTATAATGAGAAAACGATACCTACAAACCTTCTCTCTCCCTTACATTGTTGCTATCCAGTAGATCCCAAGTGATTCCAGAGGTAAACCAATCCCTCTCTTTACCTGCTGGCCAATCAGATacctctcccccaaccccacccgcAAGGAGTTCACAGAAAGCTGAACTTCCACCTTCCCTATTTAAGTATGGTCACAAACTGTCATCCCAGTCATCGCAATCTGCAACCTCTCTGGGGCCCCTCTCCCCTGACGTTTTGCGGCTGCGCACTTAAGTTCTTTATCTCCTCTCCCTTCTTTAGAAAGGTTTAGAGGCCAGTTTGAAGTTGAGGATTCAAGTAAGAAAACTCATTTAGCGTTCCATCCCACACAGGAtccgcccccccagcccccgccccagcGCGTGCGCCCTTCCTCTCGTTAGAGCCCTCTCCCCCGCATCTTTTAAGCCCCTAACCCTTCTCCTCGACAGGCTGACAGGCATGTGCGCACCCCTCCAGGGCTCCTCACCGATGGGGCTCCCATCCTCCTCGTCTCCAGTCTCATCCCGCT from Muntiacus reevesi chromosome 20, mMunRee1.1, whole genome shotgun sequence encodes:
- the PRR3 gene encoding proline-rich protein 3 isoform X4, with the translated sequence MPKRKKQNQQQQQLQQQPPLPERDETGDEEDGSPIGEEPWRGPPSLLGPPPMANGKPGDPKSAFHRGPPGSRGPVIPPLLSLPPPPRGRGPVQGGLGPRQIWPPRLPTLRQKGPLSIRGPLCLLPPRCQRPSAVRLSSPPRLEGAPDLAATFFPVAL
- the PRR3 gene encoding proline-rich protein 3 isoform X1; this encodes MPKRKKQNQQQQQLQQQPPLPERDETGDEEDGSPIGEEPWRGPPSLLGPPPMANGKPGDPKSAFHRGPPGSRGPVIPPLLSLPPPPRGRGPVQGGLGPRFGPYGRGWWGVKAEPPFPGPGHGGPSRGGFHKEQRNPRRLKSWSLIKNTCPPKDGPQVMEDKSGRPVCRHFAKKGHCRYEDLCAFYHPGVNGPPL
- the PRR3 gene encoding proline-rich protein 3 isoform X3; translation: MPKRKKQNQQQQQLQQQPPLPERDETGDEEDGSPIAFHRGPPGSRGPVIPPLLSLPPPPRGRGPVQGGLGPRFGPYGRGWWGVKAEPPFPGPGHGGPSRGGFHKEQRNPRRLKSWSLIKNTCPPKDGPQVMEDKSGRPVCRHFAKKGHCRYEDLCAFYHPGVNGPPL
- the PRR3 gene encoding proline-rich protein 3 isoform X2, which produces MPKRKKQNQQQQQLQQQPPLPERDETGDEEDGSPIGPPSLLGPPPMANGKPGDPKSAFHRGPPGSRGPVIPPLLSLPPPPRGRGPVQGGLGPRFGPYGRGWWGVKAEPPFPGPGHGGPSRGGFHKEQRNPRRLKSWSLIKNTCPPKDGPQVMEDKSGRPVCRHFAKKGHCRYEDLCAFYHPGVNGPPL